One window of the Clostridium sp. MB40-C1 genome contains the following:
- a CDS encoding ABC transporter permease, producing MPNAEIKNERFSTAKEKNTFRDIVSKFGPLLGLILLCVVLSIASPKFLTFKNIMNVARQSAINSLIASGMLLAILTAGIDLSVGSILALSTCIMGVAMKAGLNPYLCIILGIGSGAFLGLINGLLLTKLHLPHPFISTLGMKNVARGLALMVTAASPISGFPKPIQFLGGEFLGPVPVSVILVILVFIGYHIFLNRTKQGRHIYAVGSNPEAARLSGVNVNKTLVIVYTLCGTMAGLAGIVLVGRVNAAFPLAGLDFDLDAIAACIIGGASFMGGAGTIWGTLIGALIISVLRNGLNLLGVSADVQTVAIGLVIIGAVYVDVLRRRAEQKVKA from the coding sequence ATGCCAAACGCTGAAATTAAAAATGAAAGATTTTCTACTGCTAAAGAGAAAAACACATTTAGAGATATTGTAAGTAAATTTGGACCTTTATTAGGATTGATATTACTTTGTGTAGTATTGAGTATAGCATCTCCAAAGTTTTTAACATTTAAGAATATAATGAATGTAGCTAGACAATCCGCTATAAATAGTTTAATTGCTTCAGGTATGCTGTTAGCAATATTGACAGCTGGAATTGATTTGTCAGTTGGTTCTATATTAGCATTGTCAACATGTATAATGGGGGTAGCTATGAAAGCGGGACTTAATCCTTATTTATGCATAATTTTAGGCATAGGTTCTGGTGCTTTCTTAGGATTAATAAATGGATTACTTCTTACTAAGCTACATTTACCACATCCATTTATATCAACTTTAGGTATGAAGAACGTAGCTAGGGGACTTGCACTGATGGTTACAGCTGCATCTCCAATATCAGGATTTCCAAAACCTATTCAATTTTTAGGTGGAGAATTCTTAGGACCTGTACCTGTAAGTGTTATTTTAGTAATTTTAGTTTTTATCGGATATCATATATTTTTAAATAGAACAAAACAAGGTAGACACATTTATGCAGTAGGAAGTAATCCTGAAGCAGCAAGACTATCAGGAGTTAATGTTAATAAAACTTTAGTTATTGTTTATACATTATGCGGAACTATGGCAGGACTTGCTGGTATAGTACTAGTAGGAAGAGTTAATGCAGCATTCCCACTAGCTGGGCTTGATTTTGACTTAGACGCTATTGCTGCTTGTATCATAGGAGGAGCATCATTTATGGGAGGCGCAGGTACTATTTGGGGTACATTAATTGGAGCTTTGATAATTTCAGTACTAAGAAATGGTTTGAACTTATTAGGTGTATCAGCTGACGTACAAACAGTTGCTATTGGATTAGTTATCATCGGAGCTGTTTATGTAGACGTATTAAGAAGACGCGCTGAACAAAAAGTAAAAGCTTAA
- a CDS encoding small, acid-soluble spore protein, H family yields MDMKRLNEIITNNEKVKILYEGHPVWIERIDNDAKTVQVRILDTQEVKGVYVKELVNTEDAVTMKY; encoded by the coding sequence ATGGATATGAAAAGGCTGAATGAAATAATAACAAACAATGAAAAGGTAAAGATATTATATGAAGGTCATCCAGTGTGGATTGAAAGAATTGATAATGATGCAAAGACAGTTCAAGTAAGAATATTAGATACTCAAGAAGTGAAGGGTGTATATGTAAAAGAGCTAGTTAACACAGAAGATGCAGTGACTATGAAATACTAA
- a CDS encoding DUF6155 family protein, which yields MNSKYIKYIDSIKGEELRLEIIELINLFPEVREYYDLRIDPELEKSMLERYKQVIKNEFFPEKEDVKMRYSVVSETIIDFQRRALIPDNSIELMLYYVEIALDFTKLYGDIGEKFYISVEATFNKALNYIFKKGLERKFYSKVKELLNRTSYVEGEFQENMVEIFCKYFDL from the coding sequence GTGAATAGTAAATACATAAAATATATTGATTCTATAAAAGGAGAGGAATTAAGATTAGAAATAATAGAGTTAATAAATTTATTTCCAGAAGTGAGAGAATATTATGATTTAAGAATAGATCCTGAATTAGAAAAAAGTATGTTAGAGAGGTATAAACAAGTTATAAAAAATGAATTTTTCCCAGAGAAAGAAGATGTTAAGATGAGATATTCTGTGGTTAGTGAAACAATAATTGATTTTCAAAGGAGAGCATTAATACCGGATAATTCTATAGAGTTAATGTTATATTATGTAGAAATAGCTCTAGATTTTACTAAACTATATGGAGACATTGGAGAAAAATTTTATATAAGTGTAGAAGCGACTTTTAATAAGGCATTAAATTATATTTTTAAAAAAGGGCTTGAAAGAAAATTTTATTCAAAGGTAAAGGAACTTCTTAATAGGACATCATATGTAGAGGGCGAGTTTCAAGAAAATATGGTAGAGATTTTTTGTAAGTATTTTGATTTATGA
- the glgA gene encoding glycogen synthase GlgA, whose translation MKVLFVSSESYPFIKTGGLGDVTYALPKALRKLGVDVRVIIPKYSGIDTKYLNRMEKVREFNVRVGWREKYCGLLKLEEQGVPFYFIDNEYYFKRIKAYGDYDDGEKFVYFSRAVLEAINYLDDFVPDVVHCNDWHAAISIPILKDNYKDNYKYKNIKTVYTIHNLKYQGVFKKEILEDLVGLSMDYYSEDKLKYYDDISFMKGGIMYSDIVSTVSPTYAEEIKTEYFGEGLHGLLAGVDYKLYGILNGIDMEINNPQRDSNIFFNYDERNLQNKQYNKEELQRILGLPVNKEIPMIGMVTRLEEQKGLDLVQCVIEDILKENLQIVVLGTGDKKYEDMFKFFAWKYPDKVSANIYFDSSISQKIYAASDMFLMPSKFEPCGIGQLIALRYGSIPIVRETGGLNDTVKAYNEFSGEGNGFTFKDFNAHDMLYTIKRALGFYKNKGLWINLAKKAMQEDNSWNKSAQEYINIYNKLVLN comes from the coding sequence ATGAAGGTTTTATTTGTTTCCTCAGAGTCATATCCATTTATAAAAACAGGGGGACTGGGGGATGTTACTTATGCTTTACCAAAAGCTTTAAGAAAACTCGGTGTGGATGTTAGGGTCATTATACCTAAATATAGTGGTATAGATACTAAGTATTTAAATAGAATGGAGAAGGTAAGAGAGTTTAATGTTAGAGTAGGTTGGAGAGAAAAGTATTGTGGACTTTTAAAATTGGAAGAACAGGGAGTACCATTCTATTTTATAGATAATGAATATTATTTTAAAAGAATAAAAGCTTATGGAGACTATGATGATGGGGAGAAATTTGTATATTTCTCAAGAGCTGTTTTAGAAGCTATAAATTATTTAGATGATTTTGTTCCTGATGTAGTTCATTGTAATGATTGGCATGCTGCTATAAGTATTCCCATATTAAAAGATAACTATAAGGATAATTATAAATATAAAAACATTAAGACTGTATATACAATACATAACTTGAAGTATCAAGGTGTATTTAAAAAGGAAATTTTAGAAGATTTAGTTGGTTTGAGTATGGATTATTATTCAGAGGATAAACTTAAATATTATGATGATATTTCTTTTATGAAAGGAGGTATTATGTATTCAGATATAGTTTCTACTGTAAGTCCTACTTATGCTGAAGAAATAAAGACAGAGTATTTTGGAGAAGGATTGCATGGACTTCTTGCTGGAGTAGATTATAAATTATATGGAATTTTGAATGGAATTGATATGGAGATTAATAATCCTCAAAGAGATTCAAATATATTTTTTAATTATGATGAAAGAAATTTACAAAATAAACAATATAATAAAGAAGAGTTACAGAGAATACTTGGATTGCCTGTAAATAAAGAAATACCTATGATAGGAATGGTAACAAGGCTTGAAGAACAAAAGGGTTTAGATTTAGTTCAATGTGTTATAGAGGATATACTTAAAGAAAATTTACAAATAGTAGTTTTAGGCACTGGAGATAAAAAGTATGAGGATATGTTTAAATTTTTTGCATGGAAATATCCAGATAAAGTTTCTGCAAATATATATTTTGATTCGTCTATTTCGCAGAAAATATATGCTGCATCAGATATGTTTTTAATGCCTTCAAAATTTGAACCATGTGGAATTGGTCAACTTATAGCATTAAGATATGGAAGTATTCCAATAGTAAGAGAAACTGGAGGTTTGAACGATACTGTAAAAGCATATAATGAATTTTCAGGAGAGGGTAATGGATTTACTTTTAAGGATTTTAATGCTCATGATATGTTATACACTATAAAAAGAGCTCTAGGATTTTATAAAAATAAAGGTCTTTGGATTAATTTAGCAAAGAAAGCTATGCAAGAGGACAATAGTTGGAACAAATCTGCTCAGGAATATATAAATATATATAACAAGCTAGTATTAAATTAA
- a CDS encoding aromatic acid exporter family protein has translation MKINIEKIGMRNFKTALSVFLCIIILKLLNVSFPFYACIAAVISMQSSMFDSFNIGKHRMIGTFIGALIGLLFALIQPGNALLCSLGIILVIYICNFISKKRSTTIACIVFLAIMTNLMDRDPLTYSVNRLLETFVGIIISVLVNYFVFPPKHLDNLNGMKEDIIITILQMLKNKIYDNTPLALYDLRKKISLFDKHLDSYCLEVNYIKNNEVAIENLASALKLCQNIYSHLYTINSINSVCYLNPNNQVALENLFNIKFKNTCYENTDEAIVYNYHINELVKILNTLKDK, from the coding sequence ATGAAAATTAACATAGAAAAAATAGGAATGAGGAATTTCAAAACTGCTCTTTCTGTTTTCTTATGTATTATTATTTTAAAACTGCTTAATGTTAGTTTTCCTTTTTACGCTTGCATTGCTGCGGTAATTTCTATGCAAAGTTCAATGTTTGATTCTTTTAACATTGGTAAACATAGAATGATTGGAACTTTCATAGGAGCATTAATAGGACTTTTATTTGCTCTTATACAGCCAGGAAATGCTTTGTTATGCAGCCTTGGAATAATATTAGTTATATATATATGTAATTTTATAAGTAAAAAAAGGTCTACGACCATAGCTTGTATTGTTTTTTTAGCTATAATGACAAATCTAATGGACAGAGATCCTCTGACTTATAGTGTAAATAGACTTTTGGAGACCTTTGTAGGAATTATTATATCTGTATTAGTTAATTATTTTGTTTTTCCACCAAAACATTTGGATAATTTAAATGGAATGAAAGAAGATATTATAATTACTATTTTACAAATGTTAAAAAATAAGATTTATGATAACACACCACTTGCTTTATATGATTTAAGAAAAAAAATTTCACTTTTTGACAAACATCTCGACTCTTACTGTTTAGAAGTTAATTATATAAAAAACAATGAAGTAGCAATAGAGAATCTAGCTTCTGCTCTTAAACTATGTCAAAATATTTATAGCCACTTATATACAATAAATTCTATAAATTCAGTATGTTATCTTAATCCAAATAATCAAGTTGCATTAGAGAATTTATTTAATATTAAATTTAAAAATACTTGTTATGAAAATACAGATGAGGCTATAGTATACAACTATCATATTAATGAGTTAGTCAAAATATTAAATACATTAAAAGATAAATAG
- a CDS encoding DUF1292 domain-containing protein, translated as MENNTITVKNEFGKMVKLEIVDALKVGDNKYVIVSEKGSDTANAYKEVTKNEKEIEYASIGGGAEFKKVLEAYNSKHNQ; from the coding sequence ATGGAGAATAATACTATAACCGTTAAAAATGAATTTGGGAAAATGGTAAAATTAGAAATAGTTGATGCATTGAAGGTTGGAGATAACAAGTATGTTATAGTTTCAGAAAAAGGATCAGATACAGCTAATGCATATAAGGAAGTTACTAAAAATGAAAAAGAAATAGAGTATGCTTCTATAGGTGGAGGGGCAGAATTTAAAAAAGTATTAGAAGCATATAATTCTAAACATAATCAATAA
- a CDS encoding phosphomannomutase/phosphoglucomutase, which yields MLSVNWDKLRNGTDIRGVALEGVEGEKVNLTEDVAKILGASFAIWLSKKTKINFNKLRISIGSDSRLSGDKIKSAIIEGISNLGCKVYDCGMASTPAMFMTTVIKGYRFHGSIMVTASHLPFNKNGMKFFTREGGIQKEDIIEVLSIAKLNNFNWQEEKGEIKSIDFISEYSNILVNKIRKEVNDPVDKLKPLRNFNIIVDAGNGAGGFFVDKVLKVLGANTEGSQFIEPDGRFPNHVPNPEDKEAMESIQRAVLKNKADLGIIFDTDVDRAAVVDREGNEINRNKLIALMASIVLEEHPKSVVITDSVTSNGLKNFIENKLGGTHHRFKRGYKNVINEAIRLNNENKESWLAIETSGHGALKENYFLDDGAYLVSKILIKMAKIKLEENKGLHSLIEDLEEPLESEEFRLKIKCEDFNEYGDKIVKDLREYLEDKEGWVIVPDNYEGIRVSCSKEHGDGWFLLRISLHDPVMPLNIESNSNGGVKFIISSLIEFLSRYKELDLTNIRQYIK from the coding sequence ATGTTGAGTGTTAATTGGGACAAACTTAGAAATGGAACAGACATAAGAGGAGTAGCTTTGGAAGGTGTAGAAGGTGAGAAAGTAAACTTAACTGAAGATGTAGCTAAGATTTTAGGGGCTTCTTTTGCAATTTGGTTATCTAAAAAAACAAAAATAAATTTTAATAAGTTAAGGATATCTATTGGAAGTGATTCTAGATTATCAGGAGATAAAATCAAGAGTGCAATTATAGAGGGTATTAGTAATTTAGGTTGTAAAGTTTATGATTGTGGAATGGCATCAACTCCTGCTATGTTTATGACTACAGTTATAAAAGGATATAGATTTCATGGATCAATTATGGTAACAGCTAGTCATCTGCCTTTTAATAAAAATGGTATGAAATTTTTTACAAGAGAAGGTGGGATTCAAAAAGAAGATATAATAGAAGTATTATCTATAGCAAAATTAAACAATTTTAATTGGCAAGAAGAAAAAGGAGAAATTAAGTCAATAGATTTTATATCTGAATATTCTAATATTTTAGTGAACAAAATTAGAAAAGAAGTTAATGATCCTGTAGATAAGTTAAAGCCTCTTAGAAATTTTAATATAATTGTTGATGCTGGGAATGGAGCAGGTGGATTTTTTGTGGATAAAGTATTAAAAGTTTTGGGGGCTAATACTGAGGGGAGTCAGTTTATTGAACCAGATGGTAGATTTCCAAACCATGTACCAAATCCAGAAGATAAGGAGGCTATGGAATCTATACAAAGAGCTGTCTTAAAGAATAAAGCAGATTTGGGGATTATCTTTGATACTGACGTAGATCGTGCTGCTGTAGTAGATAGAGAGGGAAATGAAATTAATAGAAATAAATTAATTGCTTTAATGGCCTCAATAGTATTGGAGGAACATCCAAAATCTGTTGTTATTACAGACTCGGTAACTTCTAATGGATTAAAAAATTTTATTGAAAATAAATTAGGTGGAACACATCATCGTTTTAAAAGAGGGTATAAAAATGTAATAAATGAAGCTATTCGTTTAAATAATGAAAATAAAGAAAGTTGGCTCGCAATAGAAACTTCAGGGCATGGAGCTTTAAAAGAAAATTATTTCCTTGATGATGGAGCTTATTTAGTATCAAAAATTTTGATAAAAATGGCAAAGATTAAGTTAGAGGAAAATAAAGGTTTACATTCATTAATAGAAGATCTAGAAGAACCTTTAGAAAGTGAGGAATTTAGGCTAAAAATAAAATGTGAGGATTTTAATGAGTATGGAGATAAAATAGTAAAAGACTTAAGAGAGTACTTAGAAGATAAAGAAGGCTGGGTAATTGTTCCAGATAATTATGAAGGTATTAGAGTTTCGTGTAGCAAGGAACATGGAGATGGATGGTTTTTGCTTAGAATATCATTGCATGACCCTGTAATGCCCTTAAACATAGAATCTAATTCTAATGGAGGAGTAAAGTTTATAATATCTTCTTTAATTGAATTTCTTAGTCGCTATAAAGAATTAGATTTAACAAATATAAGACAGTATATAAAATAA
- a CDS encoding glycogen/starch/alpha-glucan phosphorylase has translation MTLNKETIKKDFNKKLMNMFSEDVEEASNFHKYLAFSSLIKEYCSENWFKTNKQYRKNAEKQVYYFSMEFLIGRLLRSNLLNLGIEKESEEALRELGVDLKDLEEEEKDAGLGNGGLGRLAACFLDSMASLGIPGHGCGIRYKYGLFEQKIVDGYQVEIPDNWLKEGNAWEVRKDDKAVVVKFGGRVNPVMKNDRLNFEYKDYDEVLAVPYDMPVIGYHNNTVNTLRLWSAETVESDDELDFSFFNYGDYSKAVQYKSSVESISKVLYPDDSHIQGKILRLKQQYFFVSAGIQSIIRSYLKTGQPINDLYKHVAIHINDTHPSLSVPELMRILIDEKEMEWDEAWNITTKTISYTNHTIMAEALEKWPVDLVKSLFPRIYMIIEEINRRFVEKLYSSYPNESSKVNKMAIIINGEVRMANMLIVGGHSVNGVAKLHTEILKSRELLDFYELYPEKFNNKTNGITHRRWLIQANPSLAELITETIGDRWKKHPKKLIELLKYAKYSSVQDEIDIIKKNNKIKFADTVKNRYGIIIDPKSIYDVQVKRLHAYKRQMLNLFHIMYLYNKLKENPNLDIFPRTFIFAAKASPSYYLAKDIIKLINTVGNKINNDKSIKDKIKVLFIENYRVSLAEKIIPCADVSEQISTASKEASGTGNMKFMMNGAITIATLDGANIEIRDEVGDDNIITFGMNAKEVMNFEKNKGYSSLDIYNNDSRIYKIINQIISNYLGVSTGEFKNLYSHLIEKNDEYFVLKDFDSYVKAQERIDRLYRDRKKWSEMSITNIAHSGEFSSDNTILKYARQIWNAKKVNIY, from the coding sequence GTGACTTTGAATAAAGAAACCATAAAAAAAGACTTTAATAAAAAATTGATGAACATGTTTTCAGAGGATGTAGAGGAAGCTTCAAACTTTCATAAATATTTGGCTTTTTCAAGTCTTATAAAAGAATATTGCTCAGAAAATTGGTTTAAAACAAATAAGCAATATAGAAAAAATGCGGAGAAACAAGTGTACTATTTTTCTATGGAGTTTTTAATAGGTAGACTCCTAAGAAGTAATTTGCTAAATTTAGGAATAGAAAAAGAGAGTGAAGAAGCTTTAAGGGAATTAGGAGTAGATTTAAAGGATTTAGAAGAAGAGGAAAAAGATGCTGGGCTTGGCAATGGAGGACTTGGTAGATTAGCAGCTTGCTTTTTAGATTCTATGGCATCATTAGGAATACCAGGACATGGATGTGGTATTAGATATAAGTATGGTTTATTTGAACAAAAAATTGTGGATGGTTATCAAGTTGAAATACCTGATAATTGGTTAAAGGAAGGCAATGCGTGGGAAGTCAGAAAAGATGATAAAGCTGTAGTAGTAAAATTTGGTGGAAGAGTTAATCCTGTAATGAAAAATGATAGGCTTAATTTTGAGTATAAAGACTATGATGAAGTGTTAGCAGTGCCTTATGATATGCCTGTTATAGGATATCATAATAATACAGTTAATACTTTAAGGTTATGGAGTGCAGAGACTGTTGAAAGTGATGATGAACTAGATTTTTCTTTTTTTAACTATGGAGATTATTCAAAAGCTGTTCAATATAAATCTTCTGTTGAGTCTATTTCAAAAGTATTATATCCTGACGATTCACATATTCAAGGGAAAATTTTACGTTTGAAACAACAATATTTTTTTGTAAGTGCTGGAATACAGAGTATAATTAGAAGCTATCTTAAAACTGGTCAACCAATAAATGATTTATATAAACATGTAGCTATACACATAAATGATACTCATCCATCTCTTTCTGTACCAGAACTTATGAGAATACTAATAGATGAGAAGGAGATGGAATGGGATGAGGCTTGGAATATAACAACAAAGACCATTTCATATACAAATCATACTATAATGGCAGAAGCTCTTGAAAAGTGGCCTGTTGATTTGGTTAAAAGTTTATTCCCAAGGATTTATATGATAATTGAGGAAATAAACAGAAGATTTGTAGAAAAACTTTATTCAAGCTATCCTAATGAATCTAGTAAGGTTAATAAAATGGCTATTATCATTAATGGAGAAGTAAGAATGGCTAACATGCTTATAGTTGGAGGGCACTCAGTTAATGGCGTAGCGAAGCTTCATACAGAGATATTGAAATCAAGAGAACTGTTAGATTTTTATGAATTATATCCTGAAAAATTTAATAACAAGACTAATGGAATAACTCATAGAAGATGGCTTATTCAAGCAAACCCTAGTTTAGCAGAACTTATAACTGAAACTATAGGGGATAGATGGAAAAAACATCCTAAAAAGCTAATTGAATTACTGAAATATGCTAAATATAGCTCAGTTCAAGATGAAATAGATATAATAAAGAAAAACAATAAAATAAAATTTGCTGATACAGTTAAAAACAGATATGGAATTATCATTGATCCTAAATCAATTTATGATGTTCAAGTTAAAAGGCTTCATGCTTATAAACGTCAAATGCTTAATTTATTTCATATAATGTATTTATATAATAAATTAAAAGAAAATCCTAATTTAGATATATTTCCAAGAACTTTTATCTTTGCAGCGAAGGCATCACCAAGTTATTATTTAGCAAAAGATATAATAAAGTTAATAAATACTGTTGGTAATAAGATAAATAATGATAAGAGCATTAAAGACAAGATAAAAGTTTTATTCATTGAAAATTATAGGGTATCTTTAGCTGAAAAAATAATTCCTTGTGCAGATGTAAGTGAGCAAATATCCACAGCATCTAAAGAAGCTTCTGGAACAGGCAATATGAAGTTTATGATGAATGGAGCAATAACTATCGCTACATTAGATGGAGCAAATATTGAAATAAGAGATGAAGTTGGTGATGATAATATTATAACTTTTGGTATGAATGCAAAAGAGGTTATGAATTTTGAAAAAAATAAAGGATATTCATCATTAGATATATATAATAATGATAGTAGAATTTATAAGATAATAAACCAAATAATAAGTAACTATTTAGGAGTTTCTACTGGCGAATTTAAAAATCTATATAGTCACTTAATAGAAAAAAATGATGAATATTTTGTATTGAAAGATTTTGATTCTTATGTAAAAGCTCAAGAAAGAATAGATAGATTGTATAGAGATAGGAAAAAATGGAGTGAAATGAGTATAACCAATATAGCTCATTCAGGAGAATTTTCTAGTGATAATACAATTTTAAAATATGCTAGACAAATATGGAATGCTAAGAAAGTTAATATATATTAA
- a CDS encoding LysM peptidoglycan-binding domain-containing protein: protein MNYKLKKPLIIIFSGIILFVGVFFMTRSISNLVDTANNSTATSIDDTSNKDLQNTSQFTDENSSKQTNTEQEGSNEDSDTLDNKSKTSKTEEKHVEYVVKSGDTLSTIAEKFMPWNSKKQAIKTLIEMNKLKNSEILPVGSHLIIPKNPIDTSSCIEHKVTKGETLYKIATKYFPGIDTNKSIKMIMEKNNISDAKLVSENIVIYIPKNDVPTSNSSKED, encoded by the coding sequence ATGAATTATAAACTAAAAAAACCATTAATAATTATTTTTTCAGGTATTATTCTTTTTGTAGGAGTATTTTTTATGACTAGAAGTATCAGCAATTTAGTGGATACTGCAAATAATTCCACTGCAACATCTATAGATGATACAAGTAACAAAGATCTTCAAAATACTTCTCAATTTACAGATGAAAATAGTTCAAAACAAACTAATACTGAACAAGAAGGTTCTAATGAAGATTCTGACACTTTAGATAACAAAAGTAAAACTTCTAAAACAGAAGAAAAACATGTAGAATATGTAGTTAAATCAGGAGATACCTTATCAACTATTGCAGAAAAATTTATGCCTTGGAATTCAAAAAAACAAGCTATAAAAACTCTCATTGAAATGAATAAATTAAAGAATTCAGAAATATTGCCTGTAGGATCTCATTTAATTATTCCTAAAAATCCTATAGACACTTCTAGTTGTATTGAACATAAAGTAACTAAAGGAGAAACTTTATATAAAATAGCAACTAAATATTTCCCTGGTATAGATACAAATAAATCTATAAAAATGATTATGGAAAAAAACAATATTTCTGATGCTAAATTGGTTTCAGAAAATATTGTAATATATATTCCTAAAAACGATGTCCCAACTTCAAACAGTTCAAAGGAAGATTAA
- a CDS encoding MutS family DNA mismatch repair protein — protein sequence MSSAYNDYVNKLKTYENLIKEQNKSVAIIGYLRLLTVIIGLSVTFYTFNIKSYYISAGVFILQLVIFIYLVMEHDKEIKKRKYSIALKDINEKAIKKLNGQWKSFEDDGSEFKDEKHSYSGDLDIFGKNSLFQWINSSKTFIGRQKLKNRLTSPLRTPLDINMTQQSLNELATDLEWRQLFEAEGMIISNVCINPKELYEWAKDRNELYVKPWLILLVKLLPAATLILIILSFFTSVINFNLPRFMLFVQLTVLFIGAKKRSKTFNNIYKYKNSISIYFRLLSLIMEKDFKSDYLKQLKNNLVISQNECALKSIKKLSNIYDKVSDRKNMLFIIVNILLLWDYQCMIEFEKWRINSGKNLEKWLDVIGEFEALNSISNIIYDNPQWVMPSISDGDFIIKANELGHPLLGDKRIHNNITIDNKKNILLITGSNMSGKSTFLRTVGINLILSYIGAPVCAKKFECSMMEIFTCMRISDNLENNISSFYAEILRIKMIVESVREKRKVFFLLDELFKGTNSIDRHDGAKALIKQLGEQGASGIISTHDLELCDLQYEYSKIKNYHFQEYYLNNQLKFDYKIREGVSTTRNALYLIKLAGIDLK from the coding sequence TTGAGTAGTGCATATAATGATTATGTCAACAAATTGAAAACTTACGAAAATTTAATTAAAGAACAAAATAAATCAGTAGCCATTATAGGATATTTAAGACTTCTTACTGTCATAATTGGCTTGAGTGTTACATTTTACACTTTTAATATTAAAAGTTATTACATAAGTGCAGGAGTTTTTATTCTACAATTGGTTATTTTTATTTATTTAGTTATGGAACATGATAAAGAAATTAAAAAAAGAAAATATTCTATAGCTTTAAAAGATATAAATGAAAAAGCAATAAAGAAACTAAATGGACAATGGAAAAGCTTTGAGGATGATGGTAGCGAATTTAAAGATGAAAAACATAGTTATTCAGGTGATTTAGATATATTTGGAAAAAATTCATTATTTCAATGGATTAATAGCAGTAAAACATTTATAGGAAGGCAAAAATTAAAAAATAGACTTACAAGTCCATTAAGGACTCCTTTGGATATAAATATGACACAGCAATCATTGAATGAATTAGCAACAGACTTAGAATGGAGACAACTATTTGAGGCAGAAGGCATGATTATTTCTAATGTATGTATCAATCCAAAAGAGTTATATGAATGGGCAAAAGATAGAAATGAATTATATGTTAAACCATGGCTTATTTTATTAGTTAAATTATTACCAGCTGCAACTTTAATATTAATAATTTTGTCCTTTTTTACTTCCGTAATAAATTTTAATCTTCCACGTTTTATGCTATTTGTCCAATTAACTGTTTTATTTATAGGGGCAAAAAAAAGAAGTAAAACATTTAATAATATTTATAAATATAAAAATAGTATAAGTATATATTTTAGATTGTTAAGCTTAATCATGGAAAAGGATTTTAAAAGTGATTATTTAAAACAGCTAAAAAATAATTTGGTAATTTCTCAAAATGAATGTGCATTAAAATCAATAAAAAAATTGTCTAATATATATGATAAAGTATCTGATAGAAAAAATATGTTATTTATAATAGTTAATATATTGTTGTTATGGGATTATCAATGCATGATAGAGTTTGAAAAATGGAGAATTAACTCGGGTAAAAATTTAGAAAAATGGCTTGATGTTATAGGAGAATTTGAGGCACTAAATAGTATTTCAAATATTATTTATGATAATCCACAGTGGGTTATGCCTTCGATTTCAGATGGTGACTTTATAATAAAAGCTAATGAGTTAGGTCATCCACTTTTAGGTGACAAAAGAATACATAATAATATTACAATTGATAATAAAAAAAATATTTTACTAATAACAGGCTCAAATATGTCTGGTAAAAGTACATTTCTAAGAACTGTAGGTATAAATTTAATATTAAGTTATATTGGCGCTCCAGTATGTGCAAAAAAATTTGAATGTTCAATGATGGAGATTTTTACTTGTATGCGAATAAGTGATAACTTAGAAAATAATATATCTTCTTTCTACGCTGAAATATTAAGAATAAAGATGATTGTTGAAAGTGTGAGAGAGAAAAGAAAAGTTTTTTTTCTTTTAGATGAATTATTTAAGGGAACCAACTCAATTGATAGACATGATGGTGCTAAAGCATTAATAAAACAATTAGGTGAACAAGGAGCATCGGGAATTATTTCTACCCATGACTTGGAATTATGCGATTTACAGTACGAATATTCTAAAATTAAAAATTATCATTTTCAAGAGTATTATTTAAATAATCAATTAAAATTTGACTACAAAATTCGAGAAGGAGTATCAACTACTAGGAATGCTTTATATTTAATCAAATTAGCAGGTATAGATTTAAAATAA